The Neptunomonas concharum genomic interval AAGGCCGGCCACCTATGGATGCCTTGGTGTATACCCCGCGTATCTGTGGTATCTGCTCGGTAAGCCAATCGGTTGCTTCAGCGCGTGCGCTTGCTGATGCCATGCAATTGAGCCCGAATCAAAACGGACAATTAGCGCAAAACATCGTGCTTGCCAATGAAAATCTGGCGGACCTACTAACACACTTCTACCTGTTTTTTATGCCGGATTTTGCGCGTGATGAATACGCTAAGGCGGTATGGTTTCCCGAAGTGGCTGAGCGCTTTAAAGCGCAAAAGGGTAGTGCAACAAAGCAGGTGCTACCGGCACGTGCTGCTTTTTTACACGTCATGGGATTAATGGCGGGTAAATGGCCGCACTCCTTGAGCATTCAGCCGGGAGGCTCTGCCAAACCTGTCGACCGCCATGAACGGCTTAAGCTCTTGATGATTATCAGTAGCTTTCGGCAATTTCTAGAAGAGGTGGTCTTTGATGCTGATCTAGAGTCTGTTGCTGAGATTAGCTCCATAGAGGCACTTAATCAGTATCGGGATGCCAACCATTGGAGCAAGGGCGACTTCAGGGCGTTTCTGCATATAAGCGAACAACAGCACTTAGACCAGCTAGGGCGCGCAACCGATCGTTTTATGAGTTTTGGTAATTACCCACTGCATGGAAAAACACACTTTCGGCGCGGGGTGAGTGGTTTGAGTGGCGAGGTTGAATCGCTTAATTTATCTAAGATATCAGAAGATCTATCTCATAGTTGGATGGCCGGAGAGCGTGCGCACCCTGCGCATGGTATTACACTGCCATCACTCGACAACACGGCCGGTTATAGCTGGTGTAAAGCTCCAAGGCTTGACGGCGAAGTAGTAGAAACCGGTGCATTGGCGCGCCAGCAGGTAGATGGGCATCCACTCATTAGAGCCTTAGTCGCCCAAAGCGGAGGCAACGTACAAAACCGTATGATTGCCCGGCTGTTAGAGTTAGCGCTGGTTGT includes:
- a CDS encoding nickel-dependent hydrogenase large subunit yields the protein MSRIVVGPFNRVEGDLEVSLEITEGRVQQAKVNSPLYRGFEQILQGRPPMDALVYTPRICGICSVSQSVASARALADAMQLSPNQNGQLAQNIVLANENLADLLTHFYLFFMPDFARDEYAKAVWFPEVAERFKAQKGSATKQVLPARAAFLHVMGLMAGKWPHSLSIQPGGSAKPVDRHERLKLLMIISSFRQFLEEVVFDADLESVAEISSIEALNQYRDANHWSKGDFRAFLHISEQQHLDQLGRATDRFMSFGNYPLHGKTHFRRGVSGLSGEVESLNLSKISEDLSHSWMAGERAHPAHGITLPSLDNTAGYSWCKAPRLDGEVVETGALARQQVDGHPLIRALVAQSGGNVQNRMIARLLELALVVPQMQQWLTAIKVNEPFCEQAKLPESCQGVGLVEAARGSLGHWISIHKGKIENYQVIAPTTWNFSSRDQQGQPGALEQALENTPVLTSEKEPVNVQHIVRSFDPCMVCTVH